TACTGTCTTGAGTACCAAAAAGTCAAGAGGGAATTTTAACAAAATTAGGATCGAAAGAACGCTGAGACTTGAGAACACCAAAGACCTGTCGTAACAGCTTGTGCATTACAGCACCAATGACGGACATTTTGGACTTACCCTTAGCAGTAAGGCGATCGCAGAAAGCGACAATCGGCGAATTATAACGACGAGCAACAATCGCAGGCATAAACAAAGCTTTACGCAAACGTGAATTACCAATTTTTGACAAGCGCGGTTTGCCATGAATCGAAGAGCCAGAAGAGAATTCACGCGGAGTTAAACCCGCAAAAGCGGCTAATTGATCAGCCGTATCAAAAGCAGAAATATCCCGAATTTCCGCCAGTAATACAGTTGCAGTCAATTCAGCAATACCTGGAATGGAAGTCAACAAATCCCGTTGCGATTTCAAATGAGGATGTTGATCAAAGTGCTGACGGATCAATTTTTTGGTCATCTCAATTTGCTCCTTGAGGAAGTCAATGTGGGTGTTAATTGCTTCAACCAAAATTGGATCAGCCGTAGCAAGACGATTTTGCTCTTGTTGCTGCATGGCGGTTAAGCTATCTAAACGATGTACTAATGCTTGGAGTTG
This genomic stretch from Pseudanabaena galeata CCNP1313 harbors:
- a CDS encoding transposase codes for the protein MNNSNEVCDVLGIDISKAKFDVALIQDNAKIKNKVFNNNPEGFVELQEWLNIQSVKNLHSCMEATSTYGNALARFLVAAGYKVSIVNPSRPKAFGKSELSRTKTDRADAKVIARFCAALKPAAWTPPALEIEQLQALVHRLDSLTAMQQQEQNRLATADPILVEAINTHIDFLKEQIEMTKKLIRQHFDQHPHLKSQRDLLTSIPGIAELTATVLLAEIRDISAFDTADQLAAFAGLTPREFSSGSSIHGKPRLSKIGNSRLRKALFMPAIVARRYNSPIVAFCDRLTAKGKSKMSVIGAVMHKLLRQVFGVLKSQRSFDPNFVKIPS